Proteins encoded together in one Quercus lobata isolate SW786 chromosome 3, ValleyOak3.0 Primary Assembly, whole genome shotgun sequence window:
- the LOC115980687 gene encoding uncharacterized protein LOC115980687, which produces MGRHCFYVYYDGEQYFHDLHGLSYKGESVKQKFIELKWGTHLRKMHRKIMEALRLDKESHKISIVYRAPQILVSTQVVYNSNPLGCDADVDMMWAVIKRTPQFIASDLYVTVEAVGFHGSASSQHASGVEEPHSLSVDVHPPFAYATPFPYNNQPCSAVDHLDNTEVVGATNTHDVGGRDVYEEFINTDGPVDDAEVLDVPLIENNEEDCLTTVPIPEWFTSNTWDNINDPSPALGTGHLTSWHKGDHPARGMLFKNKASVQYVLTLYSVEHNKQYKVIKSDTNRLVVRCKNEACLWSIRANCSKKHGMWVISTCKGPHSCSSLQLPTDGRMMDSKFISIALEKYVREDLTRKVRDLRSMLHARHGHDVTMYKVWEAKQKAVARIYGDFDESYAELPRFLAALSDADPDTVTTLKCDPHVPGTCIFNSAFWAFGPCIRGFRHCRPVISIDATHLYGKYKGKLLIAMATDGNNEVYPLAFAVVESESTETWGWFLACLLTYVTDRTNLCIISDRHRGIQSCFDDTTRGYLQPPLTHHRYCLRHLVSNVNTNFNSVPLKNLVWNAATANQVRKFENTMDCIKNVNPAAYDYLKEVNQEKWTLVHDHGHRYGAMTTNLSECFNGVLKGARSLPITAMVKFTFYKVNSYFDERRNKTLEKLEEGQVWCKYAYDKFEENQEKAKLHIVRRMSAQQRLYTVETQSSLLNTGGGDHTHRVSLIDMTCTCGKWEANKIPCSHLIAVCAKHNHDATEYMDHFYRLEERYHSYEPIFQPLKDRLEWPEPAERRTVMPNQRLIREKGRPKSTRIRNEMDDEDRELPTSLWIENGPKLKCGLCRQEGHNRRTCPTRNVASTSHGAM; this is translated from the exons ATGGGTCGTCACTGCTTCTACGTTTACTATGATGGGGAACAGTATTTCCATGACTTGCATGGGCTGTCCTATAAAGGCGAGTCAGTGAAGCAGAAGTTCATTGAGTTGAAATGGGGAACACACTTGAGAAAAATGCACCGGAAGATAATGGAAGCTCTACGGTTGGACAAGGAGTCACATAAGATATCCATTGTGTACCGTGCCCCCCAGATACTTGTGAGTACTCAGGTTGTCTACAACTCAAATCCGTTGGGTTGCGATGCTGACGTGGACATGATGTGGGCAGTGATTAAGCGGACCCCCCAGTTCATAGCGTCCGACTTGTATGTAACTGTTGAGGCTGTTGGGTTCCATGGTAGTGCAAGTTCACAGCATGCCAGTGGGGTGGAAGAGCCACACTCATTGTCGGTTGACGTGCATCCTCCCTTTGCCTATGCCACGCCTTTCCCCTACAATAATCAACCATGTAGTGCGGTTGATCATTTGGACAACACCGAAGTGGTGGGCGCCACCAATACACATGATGTGGGAGG CCGAGATGTGTATGAAGAGTTCATTAATACTGATGGACCAGTGGACGACGCGGAGGTCTTAGATGTACCACTGATCGAAAATAACGAGGAGGATTGCCTTACAACAGTTCCTATCCCAGAATGGTTCACATCAAACACATGGGACAATATTAATGACCCATCACCTGCATTGGGTACAGGACATCTTACAAGTTGGCATAAAGGTGACCACCCAGCAAGGGGGATGCTATTCAAGAATAAAGCCTCTGTTCAATATGTGTTGACCCTCTACTCTGTGGAGCATAATAAGCAATACAAGGTCATCAAGTCTGACACCAATAGGCTGGTAGTGCGGTGTAAGAATGAGGCATGTCTGTGGTCAATTCGGGCCAATTGCAGCAAGAAGCACGGGATGTGGGTTATCAGTACATGTAAGGGTCCCCATAGTTGCTCATCCCTCCAGCTACCAACTGATGGGCGGATGATGGATTCAAAGTTCATCTCCATTGCACTTGAGAAGTATGTACGGGAAGACCTAACCCGAAAGGTAAGGGACTTGCGTAGTATGTTGCATGCAAGGCATGGGCATGATGTAACTATGTACAAGGTTTGGGAAGCCAAACAGAAGGCAGTTGCACGTATTTACGGGGATTTTGACGAGTCGTACGCAGAATTGCCACGATTTCTAGCTGCATTGTCTGATGCAGATCCGGATACTGTGACCACATTAAAGTGTGACCCCCATGTCCCGGGGACTTGTATATTCAACTCCGCGTTTTGGGCTTTCGGTCCGTGTATTAGAGGGTTCAGGCATTGCAGGCCAGTGATAAGCATAGATGCAACGCACCTCTATGGCAAGTACAAAGGAAAGCTGTTGATAGCAATGGCAACAGATGGTAACAACGAGGTTTATCCACTCGCATTTGCCGTTGTCGAAAGCGAGAGCACGGAGACATGGGGATGGTTCTTGGCATGCCTGTTGACCTATGTTACAGACCGCACCAATTTGTGTATAATATCCGACAGGCATCGTGGGATACAATCATGCTTCGATGACACCACTAGGGGCTACTTGCAACCGCCCTTAACCCATCACCGGTATTGCCTCCGCCATTTAGTAAGCAATGTTAACACTAACTTCAATAGTGTGCCGTTGAAGAACTTGGTATGGAACGCAGCAACTGCGAATCAAGTTAGGAAGTTTGAGAACACCATGGATTGCATCAAGAATGTCAACCCGGCTGCGTACGACTATCTTAAGGAGGTAAATCAAGAAAAGTGGACACTTGTACATGACCATGGGCACCGATatggggcaatgacaaccaacctGTCAGAGTGCTTCAATGGGGTACTTAAGGGCGCACGTAGCTTGCCCATAACTGCAATGGTGAAGTTTACATTTTACAAGGTGAACTCATACTTTGACGAACGTCGAAACAAAACCCTAGAGAAGTTGGAAGAGGGGCAAGTGTGGTGCAAATATGCCTATGACAAGTTCGAGGAAAATCAAGAGAAGGCGAAGCTCCATATTGTTAGAAGGATGAGTGCGCAACAACGGTTATATACAGTGGAGACACAGTCTTCACTGTTGAACACTGGCGGGGGAGATCACACCCATAGGGTTTCCCTCATAGACATGACATGCACGTGCGGCAAATGGGAAGCAAACAAGATCCCTTGTTCCCACTTGATAGCAGTTTGTGCCAAACACAACCATGATGCCACTGAGTATATGGATCATTTCTACCGCCTTGAAGAACGGTATCACAGCTATGAGCCTATATTCCAACCACTAAAAGATAGGTTAGAATGGCCGGAGCCAGCAGAAAGGAGAACCGTGATGCCAAACCAGCGGTTGATCCGTGAGAAAGGTCGGCCAAAGTCCACGAGAATCCGCAATGAGATGGATGACGAGGATAGGGAGTTGCCAACCTCATTGTGGATTGAGAATGGACCAAAGTTGAAGTGTGGGTTGTGTCGCCAAGAGGGTCATAACCGTCGTACATGTCCAACTCGAAATGTGGCTTCAACAAGCCATGGTGCTATGTAG